GTGGCGGTGGCGGCGGAGCTTCTCGCTGGGTGTCAGCCGGGAAGCAGAAGTCGGGCATCCAGATGACTTTTTCCGCGAAGTACTGCCTGTTCCGGGCTGGTATGGTATGCGGATCAGCAAGAATATAATCGGAAATACCTTCACCAATGGTCCCGATAAAACCCAGCCAGCTCATCTGAACCGGAGCAAGCCTGTGCCGGAAAGACCAGCAGCGGGTATCTGTAGTATCACCCTGTAAATCAATGATGATATCAACATTTTCTTGTCTGATAGTTTCTACAAGTTCTGTTTCATTCAATTTCCGTACTGGAATGACCTTATCAAAAGCAGACAATACCCGGCGTCTCCAGAAAGACTCGTGTTCATCGGTTACGTCGAAGGCAATCAATTCATATTGTGTGTGATCATGGCGCTCTAAAACTTCCATGATCAACTGAATCACCGGGTGCTGCATGAAGTCGGCGGACATGTAGCCGACCTTGAGTTTTCTTTGATTTCTCGGTTCACGTTCAGATACAGATTCAGGAGGTGGATCAGTTTTGGCAAATCGTGTTACAAATTTATTGGCAAGCTTCAGATGGTCGGCATCTGTGATTCCAGGCCAGGAAAGTCCTTTCCATAATCCAGGCGGATTGATTCTTTCATTGCTGACAGCATCCATGTACTCAGGAACAAGTTTTTCGACCTTGCTCCACTGACAGCTTTCCTGGAATATGGCCAGCATATCGTATATTTTGCTTTCATACAGATCAGGATTACGCTCTACAAGCTCATCAAGAAGCTTCTCAGCGGCATTGTACTCTTTGAGCTTGGTGGCCATACTGATAAGGCGCTGCACATCATTGGGTTTGCTTTTGTCTACGCCTTTGTAGGCTTGCTCCAGATAGTGATAACTTTTGGGGTCTTTTGCCCGGTCGCATAGCTGACAAGCCAGCATGAGTGAATTGAAGTCGTCCTCTTTAATTTCAGGAATTTCACTGATCATTTCCCTGGCCTGGGCATCTTCGCCTTGATCGAGCTTCATGGCGATACGGGAAAGTGTTAGCGAAGGGTCTTCCGGAGTAAGTAACGCCCAGATATCAAGCACTCTGTCCAGTACTTCTTTGTGATTATGGAACCTGGCTGCCTTATATGCAGACTTGATGGGTTCAACGCGAGATTTAAGGTTGGGCCGATCTTTTTCTATCTTGGCCCAGTATACGTTGAATGCATCAAGGTTGCCACACATGGCACTGGCTATTAGCTGATTGCGCCAGACATCTTTAATAAGGGGATAGCCTTTATCAATGGCTTTTTGAAGGAATTCCAGGGCTTCCTTACCTTGTCCTTTCTCAAGCGACAAGCAGCCCATGGCATGGAGAACGTAAGGGTTGTTAGGTTTTTGTTCGGCTAATTTTTCCAGCTTGAGAATAGCGGATTTGTTCCCGATCTGAATTTTTTTAAGGAGGGAGTCAACTTTACCAGCAATGGGACTTTTAATCTTTTTCATAGATATCAGGAAGGATTAAAATGAAAAAACCCTCCCGACCACAGAAGCCGGGAGGGTTGTTTATAGGTCAGTTAATAGCATTAACGGTTAGCTGTTAGCTGGAGCTATGAGAATATGATGTCGTTAACATCATCCGGGTCAGATATACCCTGTAGTTCAACTACCTGGTCTGCACCGGTAAAAGCCGCACCTGTTGCAAACATGTTTCCTTGTGTAACGTCCTGCATGAACAGATAGACATCTGTGCCAAGGCTGAAGAGAACATCTTTGCTTGCTTCTAAGTTGTTATCGAGCTGTGTAAGAGCATTTTCAAGAGCATCCTCACCTTCAAAAGAGGTGGTTACGTAGGCATGAGTAACTGTATAGGTTGCTTCGACACTTCCATGAAAAACTTGCGATCCAGATTCTCTGAAGTAAAAAGTAGCAATATTATCTTCTACATGCACTGCATAGTCATCTCCCCAAGTTACGGTTACAGTATGCGCAACTGATGCTCCAATACCTTGATTTTGAGTGACTGCTCCATGGAACCCTGTAGCAGCTGAGGCCATGGCGTTTTCAGTAGCCCCACTATCATTACCTCTGAAGATTTCATTGTTAGTTGTAGCAACATTGAAGTCTTTGATGGTGTCTACCATATTATCTTCATCAAAGGCAGAGTATGCAGCACGACC
The sequence above is drawn from the Desulfonatronovibrio magnus genome and encodes:
- a CDS encoding tetratricopeptide repeat protein, whose product is MKKIKSPIAGKVDSLLKKIQIGNKSAILKLEKLAEQKPNNPYVLHAMGCLSLEKGQGKEALEFLQKAIDKGYPLIKDVWRNQLIASAMCGNLDAFNVYWAKIEKDRPNLKSRVEPIKSAYKAARFHNHKEVLDRVLDIWALLTPEDPSLTLSRIAMKLDQGEDAQAREMISEIPEIKEDDFNSLMLACQLCDRAKDPKSYHYLEQAYKGVDKSKPNDVQRLISMATKLKEYNAAEKLLDELVERNPDLYESKIYDMLAIFQESCQWSKVEKLVPEYMDAVSNERINPPGLWKGLSWPGITDADHLKLANKFVTRFAKTDPPPESVSEREPRNQRKLKVGYMSADFMQHPVIQLIMEVLERHDHTQYELIAFDVTDEHESFWRRRVLSAFDKVIPVRKLNETELVETIRQENVDIIIDLQGDTTDTRCWSFRHRLAPVQMSWLGFIGTIGEGISDYILADPHTIPARNRQYFAEKVIWMPDFCFPADTQREAPPPPPRIVENLPGNAVVFCSFNGHYKITRETFETWIKIVLSVEGSVLWLYNQHPASTGNLQKAALELGLPENRIFFAGHRPHTEHLARLQLADVALDSWPYNSGATAIDTLWCGVPMVSYMGETMMSRVAGGMLHTLGLPELACSTVDQFRDTAIELGNNPQKRREMKDRLLQARYTSPLYNPGRFVRHLEKAFEMAYSRFEQKLPPNHIEVPVLEDAQTATAKTSVQVLLEKADYYLNQDKLDRAQDFYEQAAAQDPDNPYVLYGQGMILGLRGKYQDSLELLRKAVDSKPEHKPFQKHMEIMEKKAEQNRVGQLSEVLSKGMSLHQQGRMDEALECYQTILEDSPLHPQATHYLGLLELQKGSLEGLDKIKASIQLQPYNQEFQHNYAKACQLAENLKQTNNQE